A stretch of the Deinococcus sp. YIM 134068 genome encodes the following:
- a CDS encoding TetR/AcrR family transcriptional regulator, which translates to MTDLPAEPIVPTKTRREQIHDVASRLFSERGYHATSMRDLAGELGMQGGSLYAHISGKEDLLVEIVNRAARQFDAALFVLRDEALPADAKLREAMYRHLSVVAGNMESATVFFHEWKHLSPEAYRHVTDWRDTIDAFYRDLVRQGIGEGVFRADLDVRMAANLILSAVNWSYTWYRPGGPLSPRDVAEGYADMLLGGLRAPTLGEG; encoded by the coding sequence ATGACTGACCTCCCCGCCGAACCCATCGTCCCCACCAAGACGCGCCGCGAGCAGATTCACGACGTGGCGAGTCGGCTCTTTTCCGAGCGCGGCTACCACGCCACGAGCATGCGTGACCTCGCCGGGGAGCTGGGAATGCAGGGCGGCAGCCTGTACGCGCACATCAGCGGCAAGGAGGACCTGCTCGTCGAGATCGTGAACCGGGCGGCGCGGCAGTTCGACGCGGCCCTCTTCGTGCTGCGGGACGAAGCCCTCCCCGCCGACGCCAAGTTGCGCGAGGCGATGTACCGCCACCTCAGCGTGGTCGCGGGCAACATGGAGAGCGCGACCGTCTTTTTTCACGAGTGGAAGCACCTCTCGCCGGAGGCGTACCGCCACGTCACCGACTGGCGCGATACCATCGACGCCTTCTACCGCGACCTCGTGCGGCAGGGCATCGGGGAGGGCGTCTTCCGCGCCGACCTCGACGTGAGGATGGCGGCCAACCTGATCCTCTCCGCCGTGAACTGGTCGTATACGTGGTATCGCCCCGGCGGTCCGCTCTCGCCGCGCGACGTGGCCGAGGGGTACGCCGACATGCTGCTGGGCGGTCTGCGCGCCCCCACCCTGGGGGAAGGATGA
- a CDS encoding SRPBCC family protein, translating to MTNNSSGEQGKGMDQGRMVSGVAGGALVLLGLRQRGVLGLGMAAVGGYLAYRAATGNDPVMAAAGLSGNTAAAKPIFVEHSVVVDRSPQQVYDYWRKLENLPMIMSHLESVTVLDDRRSRWVAKAPLGTHVEWEAEIVNDKPGERIGWHSLPGATVDNAGSVQFENLPSGGTRVHVALSYRPPAGALGAAVARLFGEEPSQQIAEDLQKFKQTFEGANPAN from the coding sequence ATGACGAACAACAGCAGTGGGGAGCAGGGCAAGGGGATGGATCAGGGCCGGATGGTCAGCGGGGTGGCGGGCGGTGCTCTCGTGCTGCTGGGCCTGCGTCAACGTGGCGTGCTGGGGCTGGGCATGGCGGCAGTCGGCGGCTACCTCGCCTACCGCGCGGCAACGGGCAACGACCCGGTGATGGCGGCGGCGGGCCTGAGCGGCAACACGGCGGCGGCCAAGCCGATCTTCGTGGAGCACAGCGTCGTCGTGGACCGCTCGCCCCAGCAGGTGTACGACTACTGGCGCAAGCTGGAGAACCTGCCCATGATCATGAGCCACCTGGAGAGCGTGACCGTGCTGGACGACCGCCGCAGCCGCTGGGTGGCGAAGGCCCCGCTGGGCACCCATGTCGAGTGGGAGGCCGAGATCGTCAACGATAAGCCCGGCGAGCGCATCGGCTGGCACTCGCTCCCCGGCGCGACCGTGGACAACGCGGGCAGCGTCCAGTTCGAGAATCTGCCGAGCGGGGGCACCCGCGTCCACGTCGCTCTCTCCTACCGTCCGCCCGCCGGGGCGCTGGGGGCCGCCGTCGCCAGGCTCTTCGGCGAGGAACCCAGCCAGCAGATCGCGGAAGACCTCCAGAAGTTCAAGCAGACCTTCGAGGGCGCGAACCCGGCGAACTGA
- a CDS encoding YbaY family lipoprotein, translating to MKLCLPLLLAALLVPPALAQGMTITRPSVPAPASQPPTASPALPADLPAGWRVLSGRVRAPAEVRLPAGSVVTVAIEDVSGQTGLSLSRVRASFPVSRLSTPYRLEFNGSRLRPGRTYAVTARITDPGGRVLYRTSVIQPLPAARSAVQDVVVEGVRD from the coding sequence ATGAAGCTCTGCCTTCCCCTGCTCCTCGCCGCGCTGCTTGTCCCGCCCGCGCTGGCGCAGGGCATGACGATCACGCGGCCCTCGGTGCCTGCGCCCGCCTCTCAGCCGCCCACCGCTTCTCCAGCCCTGCCCGCCGACCTCCCCGCCGGGTGGCGCGTGCTGAGTGGCCGGGTGCGCGCCCCCGCCGAGGTGCGGCTGCCCGCCGGGAGTGTCGTCACCGTCGCCATCGAGGACGTGTCCGGCCAGACGGGCCTGAGCCTGTCGCGCGTGCGGGCGAGCTTCCCCGTCTCGCGCCTCTCGACCCCCTACCGGCTGGAGTTCAACGGCAGCCGCCTTCGTCCGGGCCGCACCTACGCCGTGACCGCTCGCATCACAGACCCAGGCGGTCGCGTCCTCTACCGCACGAGTGTCATCCAGCCGCTGCCGGCGGCGAGGAGCGCGGTGCAGGATGTAGTGGTGGAAGGAGTTAGGGATTAG
- a CDS encoding peroxiredoxin — protein sequence MSLLGQPAPDFTLPSTSGETVSLSSLRGHKHVVLVFYPLDFSPVCSMQLPEYSGRQDDFAEAGAVILGINRDSVYAHKAWAAEYGIEVPLLADMNLNVARQYGVAIDERGISGRAVFLIDRAGVVRFEHVEAKTSEYTVRPEVVLGKIAAL from the coding sequence ATGAGCCTTCTCGGTCAGCCCGCGCCCGATTTCACGCTGCCCTCCACGAGCGGCGAGACGGTGAGCCTGAGCAGCCTCCGGGGCCACAAGCACGTCGTGCTGGTGTTCTACCCGCTGGACTTCAGCCCGGTCTGTTCTATGCAGCTTCCCGAGTATTCCGGGCGGCAGGACGACTTCGCCGAGGCGGGGGCCGTCATCCTGGGCATCAACCGCGACAGCGTGTACGCCCACAAGGCCTGGGCCGCCGAGTACGGCATCGAGGTGCCCCTCCTCGCCGATATGAACCTGAACGTGGCCCGGCAGTACGGCGTGGCGATTGACGAGCGCGGCATCAGCGGGCGGGCCGTCTTCCTGATCGACCGGGCGGGCGTGGTCCGCTTCGAGCACGTGGAGGCCAAGACGAGCGAGTACACGGTGAGACCGGAAGTGGTGCTGGGGAAGATCGCGGCGTTGTAG
- a CDS encoding YkgJ family cysteine cluster protein, with translation MDSFAAPPNFPPRSSVVRDCTACGACCAAPDIHALGKPLGVPCAHLGPDCLCGVYAARPAVCRNYQPDWVCGEVAPLPTLSARVVRFLQIYGLEGEADPNGLPR, from the coding sequence ATGGACTCCTTCGCCGCTCCCCCCAACTTCCCGCCCCGTTCGTCCGTCGTCCGCGACTGTACGGCGTGCGGGGCGTGTTGCGCGGCTCCTGACATCCATGCGCTCGGAAAGCCGCTGGGGGTGCCGTGCGCCCACCTCGGGCCGGATTGTCTGTGTGGCGTGTACGCGGCGCGGCCCGCCGTCTGCCGCAACTATCAGCCCGACTGGGTGTGCGGCGAGGTCGCGCCCCTGCCCACCCTGTCGGCGCGGGTGGTCCGCTTCCTCCAGATTTACGGACTGGAGGGGGAGGCGGACCCCAACGGCTTGCCCCGGTAG
- a CDS encoding ABC transporter permease subunit, translating into MTTGESIAIRLDDVTVRLGGLTILDRVSLTVPHGEFLAVIGPSGEGKSTLLRAIAGLLRPQSGTVEVASPPALMFQDDRLLPWRTALRNVRLPRDLGAGGGLAPGEALHLVGMDAYAGYFPGQLSGGMRARVALARALAQSGDVLLLDEPFAALDALVRERFNAELRHLHDKTGRTTVLVTHSIREAATLADRVAVLRGGRIVELLDTRQQTHTPVAATPTEAHLRALLGAGNSTRLRVEAPNRVRLGWLAPTAALLTGLGLWALGARVLNQPFLLPGPAQVWAELVKTPGEFLTFTWGTARVALLGALLGSLVGALIGYPLGKSRALERFLSPFVVAAQSTPIVVLAPLLITWFGFELVPAVLVSALSALYPVMVATIVGVREVRATDHELFSTLRAGPWQRLTRLELPAALPVMLGGLRLALSLALIGAVVWEFVSNQPGLGFAVNQARAYYNTPRQFAAIVLLILLGVALYSAVVGLERRVLRHRRG; encoded by the coding sequence GTGACGACCGGGGAGAGCATCGCCATCCGGCTCGACGACGTGACCGTGCGGCTGGGTGGCCTCACCATCCTCGACCGCGTGTCCCTGACGGTCCCGCACGGGGAGTTCCTGGCGGTGATCGGCCCCAGCGGCGAGGGCAAGAGCACGCTGCTGCGCGCTATCGCCGGATTGCTGCGCCCGCAATCGGGGACGGTGGAGGTCGCCTCGCCCCCGGCGCTGATGTTTCAGGACGACCGCCTGCTGCCCTGGCGCACGGCGCTGCGGAACGTGCGGCTGCCGCGTGACCTGGGGGCGGGAGGGGGACTCGCGCCGGGGGAGGCGCTGCATCTGGTGGGCATGGACGCCTACGCGGGCTACTTTCCGGGGCAGCTCTCGGGCGGGATGCGGGCGCGGGTGGCGCTGGCCCGCGCGCTCGCCCAGAGCGGCGACGTGCTGCTGCTGGACGAACCCTTCGCCGCACTGGACGCCCTCGTGCGCGAACGCTTCAACGCCGAGTTGCGCCACCTGCACGACAAGACGGGCCGCACGACGGTCCTCGTGACCCACTCCATCCGCGAGGCCGCCACCCTCGCCGACCGGGTGGCCGTGCTGCGCGGCGGGCGCATCGTGGAGTTGCTGGACACCCGCCAGCAGACCCACACCCCGGTCGCCGCCACCCCCACCGAGGCGCACCTGCGCGCCTTGCTGGGCGCGGGGAACAGCACCCGCCTGAGGGTGGAAGCCCCGAACCGCGTCCGCCTGGGCTGGCTCGCGCCGACCGCCGCGCTCCTCACGGGCCTGGGGCTGTGGGCGCTGGGGGCGCGGGTGCTGAACCAGCCCTTCCTCCTCCCCGGCCCGGCGCAGGTCTGGGCGGAGCTGGTGAAGACGCCCGGCGAGTTCCTGACCTTCACGTGGGGGACGGCGCGCGTGGCGCTCCTCGGAGCGCTGCTCGGGAGCCTCGTCGGGGCGTTGATCGGCTATCCGCTGGGCAAGTCGCGGGCGCTGGAACGCTTCCTCAGCCCGTTTGTCGTCGCGGCGCAGAGCACGCCCATCGTGGTCCTCGCGCCCCTGCTCATCACGTGGTTCGGCTTCGAGCTGGTGCCCGCCGTCCTCGTGAGTGCGCTCAGCGCCCTCTACCCCGTCATGGTCGCCACCATCGTCGGTGTGCGGGAGGTGCGGGCGACCGACCACGAGCTGTTCTCCACCCTGCGCGCGGGGCCGTGGCAGCGGCTGACCCGGCTGGAACTCCCCGCCGCCCTGCCCGTCATGCTCGGCGGCCTGCGGCTGGCGCTGAGTCTCGCCCTCATCGGCGCGGTGGTCTGGGAGTTCGTGAGCAACCAGCCCGGCCTCGGCTTCGCGGTCAATCAGGCCCGCGCGTACTACAACACGCCCCGCCAGTTCGCCGCCATCGTCCTCCTGATCCTCCTCGGCGTGGCGCTGTACTCGGCGGTGGTGGGGCTGGAGCGGCGGGTGCTGCGGCACCGGAGGGGGTAG
- a CDS encoding DMT family transporter, with amino-acid sequence MTRLAFSRAPQVGRLDALSLAAILVTIVFWASAFAGIRAGLEAFSPGHLTLYRFLVASAALGLYAILARIPLPSPADLGRIFVLSLSGITAYHVLLNVGQQTVPSGTASLIVAAGPVFTALLATRFAGERLNALGWLGTLISLGGVALIVLGRGQDLGFTRGALLILGAAVCTSLYFVFQRSLLRRMNSLHFTVWSLLLGTLPMLVFLPGFGAELASAPTGAHLAVIYLGLFPSVLGYLTWTFAISRVGASATTSFLYVSPVFAVLIGWLWLGEVPGRMALIGGLIAIAGVLLVNTRGRPAA; translated from the coding sequence GTGACCCGCCTCGCCTTCTCCCGCGCGCCGCAGGTCGGGCGACTGGACGCGCTCTCGCTGGCGGCGATCCTCGTCACCATCGTGTTCTGGGCGTCGGCGTTCGCGGGCATCCGGGCGGGGCTGGAAGCGTTCTCGCCGGGGCACCTCACCCTCTACCGCTTCCTGGTGGCGAGCGCGGCGCTGGGCCTGTACGCGATCCTCGCACGCATCCCCCTCCCCTCCCCCGCCGACCTGGGGCGCATCTTCGTGCTGAGCCTGAGCGGGATCACCGCCTATCACGTCCTGCTCAACGTCGGGCAGCAGACGGTTCCATCGGGGACGGCGAGCCTGATCGTCGCGGCGGGGCCGGTGTTCACGGCGCTGCTGGCGACGCGTTTCGCGGGCGAGCGGCTGAACGCGCTGGGATGGCTGGGGACGCTGATCAGCCTCGGCGGGGTGGCCCTGATCGTGCTGGGGCGCGGGCAGGACCTCGGCTTCACGCGCGGGGCGCTGCTGATCCTGGGGGCCGCCGTCTGCACCAGCCTGTATTTCGTGTTTCAGCGGTCCTTGCTCAGGAGGATGAACTCGCTGCACTTCACGGTCTGGAGCCTCCTTCTCGGCACGCTGCCCATGCTCGTCTTCCTGCCGGGCTTCGGGGCGGAGCTGGCCTCGGCCCCCACCGGGGCGCATCTCGCCGTGATCTACCTCGGCCTCTTTCCATCGGTTCTCGGCTATCTCACCTGGACGTTCGCCATCTCGCGGGTGGGGGCGAGCGCGACGACCTCCTTCCTCTACGTCAGCCCGGTCTTCGCCGTCCTGATCGGGTGGCTGTGGCTGGGCGAGGTGCCGGGCCGCATGGCGCTGATCGGCGGGCTGATCGCCATCGCGGGCGTCCTGCTCGTGAACACGCGGGGCAGGCCCGCCGCGTGA
- a CDS encoding ABC transporter ATP-binding protein, whose protein sequence is MQGAPSSSPTDPSPPRSGTVGVLREYLGPLKWQVAALAVLLLSSTGLNLLLPQLLRQFVDSAKLGAGADAGLLVRLAGAYIALGVGVQVLTAGATYVGARVGWTATNRLRADLMRHLLSLDMREHKERTPGEMIERIDGDVTALSNFFSQFAVRVFGAALLLVGALVMFLLEDWRVGLGVSLFAAVTLWVLNRTRRAGVEPTRLERESSAGLFGYVEERLAGLDDVRSLGAGEHHLRGFLRVQREFFHRSTWSWRRRSVVWQVSMGLFAAGYVAVLGVAVGLYAAGAITLGTAFLLYQYMSMVEEPIDQLTQQLQDLQKAAASVVRVGELLTLRSGLREGTRDLPPGPLDLRFEDVTFSYTPEDPSARPVLSGVSFHLPAGQTLGLLGRTGSGKTTLTRLISRLYDPTDGHVRLGGMDTRDVRLASLRSRVAVVTQDVQLFQASVRDNLSFFDPGVPDERVEAALREVGLGVWLDRLPEGVRTPLPTGSLSAGQAQLLAFARVLLRDPAVIILDEPSSRLDPATEAQLTEAMTRLLAGRTAVVIAHRLETVARADRILVLGGGRVLEDGPRADLARDARSHYAALLRAGQEGAGVEREGEGVLA, encoded by the coding sequence ATGCAAGGCGCGCCCTCCTCCTCACCCACCGACCCGTCCCCGCCGCGTTCCGGGACCGTGGGCGTGCTGCGCGAGTACCTGGGGCCGCTGAAATGGCAGGTGGCCGCGCTCGCCGTGTTGTTGCTCTCCAGCACGGGCCTGAACCTGCTCCTCCCGCAACTGCTGCGGCAGTTCGTGGACAGCGCGAAGCTCGGGGCGGGGGCGGACGCGGGGCTGCTGGTGCGGCTGGCCGGGGCATACATCGCGCTCGGGGTGGGTGTGCAGGTCCTGACGGCGGGGGCGACCTACGTGGGGGCGCGGGTGGGGTGGACGGCGACCAACCGCCTGCGCGCCGACCTGATGCGGCACCTGCTCTCGCTCGACATGCGCGAGCACAAGGAGCGCACCCCCGGCGAGATGATCGAGCGCATAGACGGCGACGTGACGGCCCTGAGCAACTTCTTCTCGCAGTTCGCGGTGCGGGTGTTCGGCGCGGCGCTCCTCCTCGTCGGCGCGCTCGTGATGTTCCTGCTGGAGGACTGGCGGGTGGGCCTCGGCGTGAGCCTCTTCGCCGCCGTCACGCTCTGGGTGCTGAACCGGACGCGGCGGGCGGGCGTGGAGCCGACCCGGCTGGAGCGCGAGAGCAGCGCGGGCCTCTTCGGCTACGTGGAGGAGCGGCTGGCGGGCCTGGACGACGTGCGCTCGCTGGGGGCGGGCGAACACCATCTGCGCGGTTTCCTGCGGGTGCAGCGTGAGTTCTTCCACCGCAGCACGTGGTCATGGCGGCGTCGGAGCGTGGTGTGGCAGGTCAGCATGGGCCTCTTCGCCGCCGGGTACGTGGCCGTTCTGGGCGTGGCGGTCGGCCTGTATGCGGCGGGCGCGATCACGCTGGGGACGGCCTTTCTCCTCTACCAGTACATGAGCATGGTGGAGGAACCCATCGACCAGCTCACCCAGCAGCTTCAGGACCTCCAGAAGGCGGCGGCCAGCGTCGTGCGGGTGGGTGAGTTGCTGACCCTGCGCTCGGGGCTGCGGGAGGGGACGCGCGACCTGCCGCCCGGCCCCCTCGACCTCCGCTTCGAGGACGTGACGTTCAGCTACACACCTGAGGACCCCTCCGCCCGCCCGGTCCTGAGTGGGGTGAGCTTCCACCTCCCCGCCGGGCAGACGCTCGGCCTGCTGGGGCGCACCGGGAGCGGCAAGACGACCCTGACGCGGCTGATCTCGCGTCTGTACGACCCGACCGATGGACACGTGCGGCTCGGTGGGATGGACACCCGTGACGTGCGGCTCGCCAGCCTGCGCTCACGGGTGGCGGTCGTCACCCAGGACGTGCAGCTCTTTCAGGCGAGCGTGCGCGACAACCTGAGCTTCTTCGACCCTGGCGTGCCCGACGAGCGGGTGGAGGCGGCGTTGCGTGAGGTCGGGCTGGGCGTCTGGCTCGACCGCCTCCCCGAGGGCGTCCGCACCCCGCTTCCCACGGGCAGCCTCAGCGCGGGGCAGGCGCAACTCCTCGCCTTCGCCCGCGTGCTGCTGCGCGACCCCGCCGTGATCATCCTCGACGAGCCGAGCAGCCGCCTCGACCCCGCCACCGAGGCCCAGCTCACCGAGGCGATGACCCGTCTCCTCGCCGGGCGCACCGCCGTCGTCATCGCGCACCGCCTGGAGACCGTCGCCCGCGCCGACCGCATCCTCGTCCTCGGCGGAGGCCGCGTGCTGGAGGACGGCCCCCGTGCCGACCTCGCCCGCGACGCCCGCAGCCACTACGCGGCGCTGCTCCGGGCCGGACAGGAGGGTGCCGGGGTGGAGCGGGAGGGGGAAGGGGTGCTGGCGTGA
- a CDS encoding acyl-ACP desaturase produces the protein MADVMPPNMLNDRPRTPAGLLSNAEKDRLIERGFLGLYRWYTARSQETRNWNADRSFDWRNLRKDLPPEIVTVMQGFFAVEQYAPDFTGSLLYLVRRSHGRSHFQMRWGSEEEKHADAWENAVLFSEQRSPEWIAEYKHRLKSQTWELPFPDAIHNLVYTVFQERATQLNYLNMMKIAQGRSEKPHLAGVADPVLAKVAQTIAVDEAAHYNFFLEGVRMYLYYYPERTLDAIKNVIGQFSMPAAQLVPDWQEFAETVYRAGIYGPRDFQRDVMQIAFRNLGIESRKALEEGIKKTREVPDFEGGNHKTTAIFETFDYGQVEGDVRRLHVKIQDYEKEIGFDKLDPTTFVENPAVPRGATGEGQAADD, from the coding sequence ATGGCTGACGTGATGCCCCCCAACATGCTGAACGACCGCCCGCGTACCCCCGCCGGGCTGCTGAGCAATGCCGAAAAAGACCGTCTGATCGAGCGCGGCTTCCTGGGGCTGTACCGCTGGTACACCGCCCGCAGCCAGGAGACGCGCAACTGGAACGCCGACCGGAGCTTCGACTGGCGCAACCTCCGCAAGGACCTGCCGCCCGAGATCGTCACCGTGATGCAGGGCTTTTTCGCGGTCGAGCAGTACGCGCCCGATTTCACGGGCAGCCTGCTGTACCTCGTGCGGAGAAGTCATGGCCGCAGCCACTTCCAGATGCGCTGGGGCAGCGAGGAGGAGAAGCACGCCGACGCGTGGGAGAACGCCGTCCTCTTCTCCGAGCAGCGCAGCCCCGAGTGGATCGCCGAGTACAAGCACCGCCTGAAGTCGCAGACGTGGGAACTCCCCTTCCCCGACGCGATTCACAACCTCGTGTACACCGTGTTTCAGGAGCGGGCGACCCAGCTCAACTACCTGAACATGATGAAGATCGCCCAGGGCAGGAGCGAGAAGCCGCATCTCGCGGGCGTGGCCGACCCCGTGCTGGCCAAAGTGGCGCAGACCATCGCGGTGGACGAGGCGGCGCACTACAACTTCTTCCTTGAGGGCGTGCGGATGTACCTCTACTACTACCCCGAGCGCACGCTGGACGCCATCAAGAACGTCATCGGGCAGTTCTCCATGCCCGCCGCGCAGCTCGTGCCCGACTGGCAGGAGTTCGCAGAGACGGTGTACCGCGCCGGAATCTACGGCCCGCGCGACTTCCAGCGTGACGTGATGCAGATCGCCTTCCGCAACCTCGGCATCGAGAGCCGCAAGGCGCTGGAGGAGGGCATCAAGAAGACCCGCGAGGTTCCCGACTTCGAGGGCGGCAACCACAAGACGACGGCCATCTTCGAGACCTTCGACTACGGGCAGGTGGAGGGCGACGTGCGGCGGCTGCACGTCAAGATTCAGGACTACGAGAAGGAGATCGGCTTCGACAAGCTCGACCCGACCACCTTCGTGGAGAACCCGGCGGTGCCGCGTGGGGCCACGGGGGAGGGGCAGGCGGCGGACGACTGA
- a CDS encoding NUDIX domain-containing protein: MDKPVVCVGALVWGPEERVLLVRTTKWRGLWGVPGGKVDWGETLEAAVVREFREETGLGLRDVRYAQTQEAVLSPEFHKPAHMLLVDFFARTDTDVVTPNEEIEEWAWVPLAKAGKYPLNTVTRTLVELALKRVEA; the protein is encoded by the coding sequence ATGGACAAACCCGTCGTCTGCGTTGGGGCGCTCGTGTGGGGACCGGAGGAGCGCGTGCTGCTCGTCCGAACGACGAAGTGGCGGGGACTGTGGGGCGTGCCGGGCGGCAAGGTGGACTGGGGCGAGACGCTGGAGGCGGCGGTCGTGCGCGAGTTCCGGGAGGAAACGGGGCTGGGCCTGCGTGACGTGAGGTACGCGCAGACGCAGGAGGCCGTCCTCAGCCCCGAGTTCCACAAGCCCGCCCACATGCTGCTGGTGGACTTCTTTGCTCGCACAGATACAGATGTGGTCACTCCGAATGAGGAGATTGAGGAGTGGGCGTGGGTGCCACTGGCGAAAGCGGGCAAGTACCCGTTGAACACCGTTACGCGGACACTCGTTGAGCTGGCGTTGAAGCGGGTGGAGGCGTGA
- a CDS encoding pyridoxal phosphate-dependent aminotransferase: MTSEPLSRPGTVPSGEPAGVRDAVRAVPAYPFTPTDAPIKLDQNESPLDFPEGLKALAAERMLARPWNRYPDLHADELRGRIAAFEGWDSAGVVVTPGSNVLIKLLTELAGIGQTVVTVSPTFSVYTLEAQLLGARLVQVPLNPDFSLPVEGLKEALRAYPPGVLYVTQPHAPTGFADSEAAVREVVDAAGEWVVVLDEAYHQYSGTDYRSLILEGGNRVGLRTFSKAWGLAGVRLGYALSTPGMAAHIQKLVSAFNVGMLAQSALEVALEHPEYVAERAREVVAERERVLAALSGHPVWRAHPSRANFFLLRTPDADAAYRHLLSRGIVVRRQDKLPGLEGCLRVAVGTREENEALLAAAWAFGAVEGSRGRGGGE, encoded by the coding sequence ATGACCTCCGAGCCTCTTTCCCGTCCCGGCACGGTGCCCTCGGGAGAACCGGCGGGCGTGCGCGACGCCGTGCGCGCCGTGCCCGCGTATCCCTTCACGCCGACCGACGCGCCCATCAAGCTCGACCAGAACGAGAGTCCGCTCGACTTCCCCGAGGGGCTGAAGGCCCTCGCCGCCGAGCGGATGCTCGCCCGCCCCTGGAACCGCTACCCCGATCTCCACGCGGACGAGTTGCGGGGGCGCATCGCCGCCTTCGAGGGCTGGGACTCGGCGGGCGTGGTCGTTACGCCGGGCAGCAACGTCCTCATCAAGCTCCTGACCGAACTCGCGGGCATCGGGCAGACGGTGGTGACGGTCAGCCCCACCTTCAGCGTCTACACGCTGGAGGCGCAACTTCTGGGCGCGCGGCTCGTGCAGGTGCCGCTGAATCCCGATTTTTCTCTTCCCGTGGAGGGGTTGAAAGAGGCGCTGCGAGCCTACCCGCCGGGCGTGCTGTACGTCACCCAGCCCCACGCGCCGACGGGGTTCGCGGATTCGGAGGCCGCCGTGCGCGAGGTGGTGGACGCGGCGGGCGAGTGGGTCGTCGTGCTCGACGAGGCGTACCACCAGTACAGCGGCACGGACTACCGGAGCCTCATTCTGGAGGGGGGCAACCGGGTCGGCCTGCGGACCTTCAGCAAGGCATGGGGGCTGGCGGGCGTGCGGCTGGGCTACGCGCTCAGCACGCCGGGGATGGCCGCGCACATTCAGAAACTCGTCTCCGCCTTCAACGTCGGGATGCTCGCCCAATCGGCGCTGGAGGTCGCATTGGAACACCCGGAGTACGTGGCCGAACGTGCCCGCGAGGTCGTCGCCGAGCGGGAGCGGGTGCTGGCGGCGCTCTCCGGGCATCCGGTGTGGCGGGCGCATCCCAGCCGGGCCAACTTCTTCCTGCTGCGGACGCCCGACGCGGACGCCGCGTACCGCCACCTCCTCTCGCGCGGCATCGTGGTGCGGCGTCAGGACAAGCTGCCGGGGCTGGAGGGCTGCCTGCGGGTGGCGGTGGGCACGCGGGAGGAGAACGAGGCGCTGCTGGCGGCGGCGTGGGCGTTTGGGGCGGTCGAGGGGTCGAGGGGTCGAGGGGGCGGAGAATAA
- the tmpR gene encoding bifunctional dihydropteridine reductase/dihydrofolate reductase TmpR: MTGGSEKGTALVTGAARGIGRALAVALAAEGYAVAVHYRGSGADARATARLCEEWGVRAITLQADLTDPSAARSLVREAHTAFPGSPLAVLVNNVGNYVHKPLLETTDAEWADMLATNLTATFATCQEAAGLMREAGSGRIVNLGYAGARHLVARPGIVPYVVAKTGVLHLSHALGKLLAGTGVSVNVVSPGVIETSVSQPLREIPAGRVGTVDELVDAAMYFVRASDYVTGQELEVAGGWNL; this comes from the coding sequence GTGACAGGCGGCAGTGAGAAGGGCACGGCCCTCGTCACGGGCGCGGCGCGGGGCATCGGGCGGGCGCTCGCCGTGGCCCTGGCCGCCGAGGGGTACGCGGTCGCCGTCCACTACCGGGGCAGCGGGGCGGACGCGCGCGCGACGGCCCGATTGTGTGAGGAATGGGGCGTCCGGGCGATCACGTTGCAGGCCGACCTCACTGACCCGTCGGCGGCCCGCTCACTCGTGCGGGAGGCCCACACCGCCTTCCCCGGCTCGCCCCTCGCCGTCCTCGTGAACAACGTGGGCAACTACGTCCACAAGCCGCTGCTGGAGACGACCGACGCCGAGTGGGCCGACATGCTCGCCACCAACCTCACCGCCACCTTCGCCACCTGCCAGGAGGCCGCCGGGCTGATGCGCGAGGCAGGCTCCGGGCGCATCGTGAACCTCGGCTACGCGGGCGCACGGCACCTCGTCGCTCGGCCCGGCATCGTGCCCTACGTGGTCGCCAAGACGGGCGTGCTGCACCTCTCCCACGCCCTCGGCAAGCTGCTGGCGGGTACGGGTGTCAGCGTGAATGTCGTCTCGCCGGGCGTGATCGAGACCTCGGTGAGCCAGCCCCTCCGCGAGATTCCCGCCGGGCGCGTCGGCACCGTGGACGAACTCGTGGACGCGGCGATGTACTTCGTGCGGGCCAGCGATTACGTGACCGGGCAGGAGTTGGAGGTGGCGGGGGGGTGGAACCTGTGA